A single region of the Nocardioides sp. W7 genome encodes:
- a CDS encoding arylsulfatase, with translation MTTAPDNHARSMLPIPHRPTPGLTTYDAKDPDTSFPPIEPLRPPKGAPNVLLVLIDDVGFGASSAFGGPCQTPHAERMAAGGLRYNRFHTTALCAPTRQALLTGRNHHSAAMGNITETATSAPGQSSVLPNTMAPLATTLKLNGYSTAQFGKCHEVPVWQSSPMGPFDAWPSGGGGFETFYGFIGGENNQWDPALYEGTTPIEPPATPEEGYHLTEDLADHAVNWVRQQKALMPDKPFFVYFAPGATHAPHHVPKEWADKYAGMFDDGWDAQRERSFAKQKELGIIPAEAELPARHDEITAWEDMPDELKPVLAREMEVYAGFLEHTDHHVGRIIDALEDLEVLDDTLIYYIIGDNGASAEGTMNGAFNEMANFNGMAGLETLEFMLSKMDEFGSPSSYNHYSVGWAWAMNTPFQWTKQVASHWGGTRNGTIVHWPTGIEEKGGLRSQFCHVIDVAPTILEAAGLPQPTMVNGVLQAPIEGTSMTYTFNDDAAEERHNLQYFEMFGNRGIYHQGWSAVTKHKTPWLMVGQQVLPFDEDVWELYDGKVDYTQARNLAADQPDMLAKLQRLWLIEAVKYNVLPLDDRTSERFNSDLAGRPTLIHGNSQLFFPGMGRLSENSVVSIKNKSFSVTADLDIPEGGAEGVLIAQGGRFGGWSVYVEDGRAKFVYNTLGIHEYPTVAESAIPAGQHQVRVEFAYDGGGLAKGGDVTLYYDGDLVGTGRVDATQPMVFSADETTDIGYESGTTVSRDYTAATSRFTGKIHWIQVDLGADDNDHFIEPEERLRIAMARQ, from the coding sequence ATGACCACCGCACCCGACAACCACGCTCGCTCGATGCTGCCGATCCCGCACCGACCGACCCCGGGGTTGACGACGTACGACGCGAAGGACCCGGACACCTCGTTCCCGCCGATCGAGCCGTTGCGCCCGCCGAAGGGTGCACCCAACGTGCTGCTGGTGCTGATCGACGACGTGGGCTTCGGTGCCAGCAGCGCCTTCGGGGGCCCGTGCCAGACGCCGCACGCCGAGCGCATGGCCGCGGGCGGCCTTCGGTACAACCGCTTCCACACCACCGCGCTGTGCGCGCCGACCCGCCAGGCGCTGCTGACTGGCCGCAACCACCACTCGGCGGCCATGGGCAACATCACCGAGACCGCGACCTCGGCGCCCGGGCAGAGCTCGGTGCTGCCGAACACGATGGCGCCGCTGGCCACCACGCTGAAGCTCAACGGCTACTCGACCGCCCAGTTCGGCAAGTGCCACGAGGTGCCGGTGTGGCAGTCATCGCCGATGGGCCCGTTCGACGCCTGGCCCTCGGGTGGCGGTGGGTTCGAGACCTTCTACGGCTTCATCGGAGGTGAGAACAACCAGTGGGATCCGGCGCTCTACGAGGGCACGACGCCGATCGAGCCGCCGGCGACCCCCGAGGAGGGCTACCACCTGACCGAGGACCTGGCCGACCACGCGGTGAACTGGGTACGGCAGCAGAAGGCGCTGATGCCCGACAAGCCGTTCTTCGTCTACTTCGCACCGGGTGCGACCCACGCCCCGCACCACGTGCCCAAGGAGTGGGCCGACAAGTACGCCGGGATGTTCGACGACGGCTGGGACGCTCAGCGTGAGCGCTCCTTCGCCAAGCAGAAGGAGCTGGGGATCATCCCCGCCGAGGCCGAGCTGCCGGCCCGCCACGACGAGATCACGGCGTGGGAGGACATGCCCGATGAGCTCAAGCCGGTGCTGGCACGTGAGATGGAGGTCTACGCCGGCTTCCTCGAGCACACCGACCACCACGTCGGGCGGATCATCGACGCGTTGGAGGACCTGGAGGTCCTCGACGACACGCTGATCTACTACATCATCGGTGACAACGGTGCGTCCGCCGAGGGCACGATGAACGGCGCGTTCAACGAGATGGCGAACTTCAACGGGATGGCCGGTCTCGAGACCCTCGAGTTCATGCTGAGCAAGATGGACGAGTTCGGCTCGCCGTCGTCGTACAACCACTACTCGGTCGGTTGGGCGTGGGCCATGAACACCCCGTTCCAGTGGACCAAGCAGGTGGCGTCGCACTGGGGCGGCACGCGCAACGGCACCATCGTGCACTGGCCGACCGGGATCGAGGAGAAGGGCGGACTGAGGTCGCAGTTCTGCCACGTCATCGACGTCGCCCCGACGATCCTCGAGGCCGCCGGACTCCCGCAACCGACGATGGTGAACGGCGTCCTCCAGGCCCCGATCGAGGGCACGAGCATGACCTACACGTTCAACGACGACGCCGCCGAGGAGCGCCACAACCTGCAGTACTTCGAGATGTTCGGCAACCGCGGCATCTACCACCAGGGCTGGAGCGCGGTCACCAAGCACAAGACGCCCTGGCTGATGGTGGGACAGCAGGTGCTGCCCTTCGACGAGGACGTGTGGGAGCTCTACGACGGCAAGGTGGACTACACCCAGGCCCGCAACCTCGCCGCCGACCAGCCCGACATGCTGGCCAAGCTTCAGCGGCTGTGGCTCATCGAGGCGGTGAAGTACAACGTGCTGCCGCTCGACGACCGGACCTCCGAGCGGTTCAACTCCGACCTGGCCGGACGACCGACGTTGATCCACGGCAACTCCCAGCTCTTCTTCCCCGGCATGGGCCGACTCTCCGAGAACAGCGTGGTGAGCATCAAGAACAAGTCGTTCTCCGTCACCGCCGACCTCGACATCCCCGAGGGTGGCGCCGAAGGCGTCCTCATCGCCCAGGGCGGCCGGTTCGGGGGCTGGTCCGTCTACGTCGAGGACGGCAGGGCGAAGTTCGTCTACAACACCCTCGGCATCCACGAGTACCCCACCGTCGCGGAGTCCGCGATTCCCGCCGGCCAGCACCAGGTGCGCGTGGAGTTCGCCTATGACGGCGGCGGGCTCGCCAAGGGCGGTGACGTCACCCTGTACTACGACGGCGATCTCGTCGGAACCGGCCGGGTCGACGCCACCCAGCCGATGGTCTTCTCCGCCGACGAGACCACCGACATCGGCTACGAGTCGGGAACCACTGTGAGCAGGGACTACACGGCTGCGACCAGCCGGTTCACCGGCAAGATCCACTGGATCCAGGTCGACCTCGGCGCCGACGACAACGACCACTTCATCGAGCCAGAGGAACGCCTCCGCATCGCCATGGCCCGGCAGTGA
- a CDS encoding DUF1269 domain-containing protein, with protein MSESQNPSASDDDVVAGVTDGAYTLLVADFADTESAWQAYEDLKAVEDGRTVDIEGVVVVKRGDDGKVEVQEATDHSTRSGLRWGVVGGIALGVIFPPSILGSAAAVGAGGAVVGKLRERHHRNELASELEKSIEIGHSGIVALVSDPGAVKIAEALAEASAIVQGAVDDVVAEDIKAAAKDATDDGSPEDRA; from the coding sequence ATGTCGGAGAGCCAGAACCCCAGCGCGTCGGACGACGACGTGGTCGCAGGCGTGACGGACGGGGCGTACACGCTCCTGGTCGCAGACTTCGCGGACACGGAGTCGGCGTGGCAGGCGTACGAGGACCTCAAGGCCGTCGAGGACGGTCGCACCGTCGACATCGAGGGCGTCGTGGTGGTCAAGAGAGGTGATGACGGCAAGGTCGAGGTCCAGGAGGCCACCGACCACAGCACGCGGTCCGGTCTCCGCTGGGGTGTCGTCGGCGGCATCGCGCTCGGCGTCATCTTCCCGCCGTCGATCCTCGGCAGCGCCGCCGCCGTCGGTGCGGGCGGCGCGGTCGTCGGCAAGCTGCGGGAGCGCCACCACCGCAACGAACTCGCCTCCGAGCTGGAGAAGTCCATCGAGATCGGTCACTCGGGCATCGTGGCGCTCGTCTCCGATCCCGGTGCGGTGAAGATCGCCGAGGCACTCGCTGAGGCCAGCGCCATCGTCCAGGGCGCCGTCGACGACGTGGTCGCCGAGGACATCAAGGCCGCGGCCAAGGACGCCACCGACGACGGTTCGCCGGAGGACCGGGCCTGA
- a CDS encoding site-specific integrase, protein MPTLQAYADIWLETRKTQGRALRPTTRQQYRMLLDTFIYPTFGDERIDRISADDVNAWYDALAPGRETIRAHAYSLLRTIFASAASERPHPLVPYNPAQIRGAGSAKRAHHVQPASLEELRTVVEEMPDRYKLMALLAAWCAMRFGELTELRRGDIDLRTGRVKVRRGVVRVDGEFIIGPPKTDAGVRDIAIPPHLLPLVKDHLSDHTAPGRESLLFPAAGDSNRHMAPATLYKVFYPAREAAGRPDLRWHDLRHTGAVLAAQTGATLAELMGRLGHSTPGAAMRYQHAAADRDAEIARRLSELAGS, encoded by the coding sequence GTGCCGACGCTGCAGGCGTACGCGGACATCTGGCTCGAGACGAGGAAGACCCAGGGTCGCGCGCTGCGGCCCACGACCCGACAGCAGTACCGGATGCTGCTCGACACGTTCATCTACCCGACGTTCGGCGACGAGCGCATCGACCGGATCTCGGCTGACGACGTGAACGCCTGGTACGACGCCCTCGCGCCCGGACGCGAAACGATTCGCGCCCACGCCTACAGCCTCCTCCGCACCATCTTCGCCAGCGCCGCTTCGGAGCGCCCCCATCCCCTGGTCCCCTACAACCCGGCTCAGATCCGCGGTGCCGGCAGCGCGAAGCGAGCCCACCACGTCCAGCCAGCCAGCCTCGAAGAACTCAGGACGGTCGTCGAGGAGATGCCGGATCGCTACAAGCTCATGGCGCTCCTGGCCGCGTGGTGCGCCATGCGCTTCGGCGAGCTGACCGAGCTCCGGCGCGGCGACATCGACTTGCGCACCGGACGCGTGAAGGTCCGCCGTGGAGTGGTCCGAGTCGACGGCGAGTTCATCATTGGTCCACCGAAGACCGACGCGGGCGTCCGCGACATCGCCATCCCGCCCCACCTGCTGCCGCTGGTGAAGGACCACCTCTCCGACCACACCGCACCCGGCCGAGAATCGCTGCTCTTCCCGGCCGCGGGCGACAGCAACCGCCACATGGCCCCGGCGACCCTCTACAAAGTCTTCTACCCGGCACGCGAGGCAGCCGGCCGCCCGGATCTCCGTTGGCACGACCTCCGGCACACCGGTGCCGTACTGGCCGCGCAGACCGGCGCCACGCTGGCGGAACTCATGGGTCGCCTTGGTCACTCCACGCCAGGGGCAGCGATGCGCTACCAGCACGCGGCTGCCGACCGCGACGCCGAGATCGCCCGACGCCTGTCGGAGTTGGCCGGCTCATAG
- a CDS encoding GTP cyclohydrolase I FolE2, protein MALPDIQEQVDERGIELDRVGIAGVQYPVRFNDGTSRHAGVATFDVTVTLPADRRGTHMSRMVEIIHDELQDLEPERFPHALKVAADRLDVDRVQVGLAMPMAFLVEAPASSKEAWQVCDVELEATYVADQTELAVTVGTDVTSLCPCSKAISDYGAHNQRSRVRLTTVGRDEDIYPLDVATAFAMIRSVGSSPVFPLIKRPDERVVTMAAHDRPAFVEDMARDLSQACRERGIAHSVSVRNFESIHSHDAVASILWGRFSTPLPCNQ, encoded by the coding sequence GTGGCGCTGCCGGACATTCAAGAGCAGGTGGACGAGCGTGGAATCGAACTCGATCGAGTCGGCATCGCTGGGGTGCAGTACCCCGTCCGCTTCAACGACGGGACGAGCAGGCACGCTGGCGTCGCGACGTTCGACGTGACGGTGACGTTGCCGGCCGATCGCCGCGGCACCCACATGAGCCGGATGGTCGAGATCATCCATGACGAACTCCAGGATCTGGAGCCCGAGCGGTTCCCGCACGCACTCAAGGTCGCAGCCGACCGCCTTGACGTCGACAGGGTCCAGGTTGGCTTGGCCATGCCGATGGCATTCCTCGTCGAAGCGCCGGCGTCATCCAAGGAAGCCTGGCAAGTCTGCGACGTTGAGCTTGAGGCGACGTATGTCGCCGACCAGACCGAACTCGCCGTCACCGTAGGCACGGATGTGACGAGCCTCTGCCCGTGCAGCAAGGCAATCAGTGACTACGGGGCCCACAATCAGCGCAGTCGGGTCCGTCTCACGACGGTGGGCCGAGATGAGGACATCTACCCACTGGACGTTGCCACCGCGTTCGCCATGATCCGCTCGGTCGGTTCGAGCCCTGTTTTCCCACTGATCAAGCGTCCAGACGAGCGCGTTGTGACCATGGCGGCCCACGACCGTCCGGCTTTCGTCGAGGATATGGCGCGCGATCTGTCGCAGGCTTGCCGTGAGCGCGGGATCGCCCACTCGGTGAGCGTGCGCAACTTCGAGAGCATCCACAGCCACGACGCCGTCGCGTCCATCTTGTGGGGCCGATTCTCAACGCCGTTGCCCTGCAATCAGTGA
- the queD gene encoding 6-carboxytetrahydropterin synthase QueD, whose protein sequence is MTHTAEIYREFTFEAAHRLPNVPEGHKCARLHGHSYRVEVHVAGPVGESTGWVQDFGDLKAAFKPLEDALDHHYLNDVVGLENPTSEVLAKWIWDRLSASLPNLTEVQVRETCTSGCIYRGE, encoded by the coding sequence GTGACCCACACTGCCGAGATCTACCGGGAGTTCACCTTTGAGGCAGCTCACCGGCTGCCAAACGTCCCCGAGGGTCACAAGTGCGCTCGTCTTCACGGACACTCTTATCGTGTCGAGGTACACGTGGCTGGGCCGGTGGGGGAGAGCACTGGTTGGGTTCAGGACTTCGGCGACCTGAAGGCCGCGTTCAAGCCCCTTGAGGATGCGCTCGACCACCACTACCTCAACGACGTAGTGGGCCTTGAGAACCCGACCAGCGAGGTGCTGGCGAAGTGGATCTGGGATCGTCTGAGTGCCAGCCTTCCGAACCTCACCGAGGTACAAGTTCGCGAAACCTGCACCTCTGGCTGTATCTACCGCGGGGAGTAG
- the queE gene encoding 7-carboxy-7-deazaguanine synthase: MTYKVKEIFYTLQGEGTHAGRPAVFCRFSSCNLWTGREADRERAICKFCDTDFVGTDGEGGGKFADAQALAAAVAEKWPVSGGGRPMVVCTGGEPLLQLDTAAVKAFHELGFYVAVETNGTVAPPDGIDWLCVSPKIGSELVVGKGHELKFVVPQGGVDPTAFEHLEFESFRVQPMDGPEVVANTELAVKFCLDHPLWQLSLQTHKHLGIP; encoded by the coding sequence GTGACCTACAAGGTCAAGGAAATCTTTTATACGCTCCAGGGTGAGGGTACGCACGCTGGACGCCCGGCGGTGTTCTGCCGCTTCAGTTCCTGCAACCTGTGGACCGGTCGGGAAGCCGACCGGGAACGCGCGATCTGCAAGTTCTGCGACACCGACTTCGTCGGGACCGATGGCGAGGGTGGCGGCAAGTTCGCTGATGCCCAGGCGCTCGCGGCCGCGGTTGCAGAGAAGTGGCCCGTCAGCGGTGGTGGCCGACCGATGGTCGTCTGCACAGGCGGTGAACCGCTCCTGCAGTTGGACACGGCGGCCGTGAAGGCCTTCCACGAACTGGGCTTCTATGTCGCGGTCGAGACGAACGGAACGGTGGCGCCGCCGGACGGGATCGACTGGCTCTGCGTGAGTCCGAAGATCGGCTCCGAACTGGTCGTCGGCAAGGGCCACGAACTCAAGTTTGTGGTCCCGCAAGGTGGAGTTGATCCAACCGCGTTCGAGCACCTGGAGTTTGAGAGCTTCCGCGTGCAGCCTATGGACGGCCCCGAAGTGGTCGCGAACACCGAACTTGCCGTGAAGTTCTGCCTTGACCATCCGCTTTGGCAGCTGAGTCTGCAGACGCACAAACACCTAGGAATTCCGTGA
- the queC gene encoding 7-cyano-7-deazaguanine synthase QueC, translated as MTRKAIVLLSGGLDSTTVLAIAKDQGFEPYALSFRYGQRHEVELVAAQRVAEAAGVARHVVCDIDLRVFGGSALTADVEVPKHDSADEIGGDEIPITYVPARNTVFLSFALAYAEVVGATDIFIGVSALDYSGYPDCRPEFIAAYEQMANLATRAGVEGNALKIHTPLINLTKAETVDLGTKLGVDYSLTLSCYDPDEDGRSCGHCDSCLLRLRGFADAGLADPVRYQEATA; from the coding sequence ATGACGCGAAAGGCCATCGTCCTGCTGAGTGGGGGCCTGGACTCGACCACTGTGCTCGCGATAGCGAAGGATCAGGGGTTCGAGCCGTACGCCCTGAGCTTCCGCTATGGGCAACGGCACGAGGTCGAACTCGTCGCGGCGCAGCGCGTCGCTGAGGCTGCTGGGGTCGCGCGGCACGTGGTGTGCGACATCGATCTCCGGGTGTTCGGTGGGTCTGCGTTGACCGCGGATGTCGAGGTGCCCAAGCACGACTCGGCGGACGAGATCGGCGGCGACGAGATCCCGATTACTTATGTGCCGGCTCGCAATACCGTGTTCCTCTCGTTCGCGCTGGCCTACGCCGAGGTCGTGGGAGCCACCGACATCTTCATCGGAGTCAGCGCTCTGGACTACTCCGGGTATCCGGACTGTCGTCCCGAGTTCATCGCCGCCTACGAGCAGATGGCCAACCTCGCTACACGGGCCGGCGTTGAGGGCAATGCACTCAAGATCCATACGCCGTTGATCAACCTCACCAAGGCCGAGACGGTTGACCTTGGGACGAAGCTTGGCGTCGACTATTCGCTCACGTTGTCCTGTTACGACCCGGACGAGGACGGCCGTTCCTGTGGCCACTGCGACTCCTGCCTGCTGCGGCTTCGCGGCTTCGCGGACGCTGGACTTGCTGATCCGGTCAGGTACCAGGAGGCGACTGCGTGA
- the dbpB gene encoding DGQHR domain-containing protein DpdB, whose amino-acid sequence MTDPKRLVRRALKVLQSEDTPLYLFTLAAEEVDLVADVARIGRDEAGKLIGYQRPEKQKHVKQIQEYLDSEDPIFPNGLILALPPEVKFKSSRGPTTTDGLAVAGTLEIPIAPDGDGPRPAWIVDGQQRSLALSRTKNRRLPVPVAGFVAVSLELQREQFLRVNTVQPLPTGLVTELLPEISRVPSARMATRQLPSALVDMLNHDSDSPFHGLIRRASTPADDKKVTVVTDNSLVEAIRESVESPSGVLFPYRNIATGTTDTEGIRRVLLAYWGAVHDTFPEAWGANPTASRLMHGVGVRAMGRLMDRVMTHVRDDDPRARERAAEELRLIAPKCRWTDGTWEDLGVAWNDLQNTPRHISALSNYLVRTYLAERTGRK is encoded by the coding sequence ATGACAGATCCAAAGAGGCTGGTACGCCGGGCACTCAAGGTTCTTCAAAGCGAGGACACTCCGCTGTACCTCTTCACGCTGGCAGCTGAGGAAGTCGACCTGGTCGCGGACGTTGCGCGGATCGGTCGAGATGAGGCAGGCAAGCTCATCGGGTATCAGCGCCCCGAGAAGCAGAAGCACGTCAAGCAGATCCAGGAGTACCTGGACTCGGAGGATCCAATCTTTCCCAACGGGCTCATCCTCGCGTTGCCACCCGAGGTCAAGTTCAAGTCGAGTCGTGGGCCGACCACGACAGATGGGCTGGCTGTTGCCGGGACGTTGGAGATCCCAATAGCTCCCGACGGCGATGGCCCGCGGCCGGCCTGGATCGTCGATGGCCAACAGCGAAGCCTTGCCCTCTCTCGCACCAAGAACCGCCGGCTCCCGGTGCCGGTGGCGGGCTTCGTCGCTGTCTCGCTCGAACTTCAACGAGAGCAGTTCCTGCGGGTCAACACCGTCCAGCCGCTACCGACTGGGCTCGTCACAGAACTGCTCCCAGAGATTTCCCGCGTTCCCTCCGCACGGATGGCCACCAGACAGTTGCCCTCCGCCCTTGTTGACATGCTGAATCACGACTCAGATTCGCCGTTCCATGGACTCATCCGACGGGCATCCACTCCGGCCGACGACAAGAAGGTCACCGTCGTCACCGACAACAGCCTCGTTGAGGCGATCCGAGAGTCTGTTGAGTCCCCATCTGGGGTCTTGTTTCCCTACCGGAATATCGCTACTGGGACGACGGACACTGAGGGCATCCGACGTGTCCTCCTCGCCTACTGGGGCGCCGTCCACGACACCTTCCCCGAGGCTTGGGGCGCGAACCCAACGGCGAGCCGCCTCATGCACGGAGTTGGAGTCCGAGCCATGGGCCGACTCATGGATCGGGTCATGACGCATGTACGAGACGACGACCCCCGTGCGCGTGAGCGCGCTGCAGAGGAACTGCGCCTCATCGCTCCGAAGTGCCGGTGGACGGACGGCACTTGGGAAGACTTGGGCGTTGCGTGGAACGACCTGCAGAACACCCCTCGACACATCAGCGCGTTGTCCAACTACCTCGTTCGGACGTACCTTGCTGAGCGAACGGGCCGCAAGTGA
- the dpdA gene encoding tRNA-guanine transglycosylase DpdA, producing MKFYFPDSQDLVSPAYDFLRDEYPAHRVRQRDDRYAHEVLADAPYHGILVSKSIVDGSIKGAGKYSGAQRARLYRMGVHRFFRLPRGVETLGDNGAFNYIDEPVPPVTATETLDFYEECGFDAGVSTDHVIFGYEPDATEKSADPEWVERRKLTLRLAEDFISLTNDRRTRVQPVGAAQGWSPKSFADSVKALQEMGYGRIALGGMVPLRTDQILACLAQISTILVPGTELHLLGINRIDAMDRFSELGVTSFDSTSAFRQAFMDDRKNYHTSERAYVAIRVPQVDGNPTLKRAILAGSVSQRDALTAEREALKALRAFDGTPAGRQGCLDALGAYEVVCQGKKSYLDAYAETLEAAPWRVCPCSICQEHGVEVAIFRGTERNKRRGFHNLSVLRQQMGQLVHSRAAGTSLADANT from the coding sequence GTGAAGTTCTACTTCCCCGACAGCCAGGACCTCGTGAGTCCGGCCTACGACTTCCTCCGGGACGAGTACCCAGCCCACCGCGTTCGTCAGCGGGACGACCGGTACGCACATGAGGTCCTAGCCGACGCCCCGTATCACGGAATCCTCGTCAGCAAGTCGATCGTGGACGGATCGATCAAGGGTGCGGGCAAGTACTCAGGTGCGCAGCGGGCTCGTCTATATCGGATGGGCGTCCATCGCTTCTTTCGGTTGCCTCGTGGCGTGGAAACGTTGGGCGACAACGGTGCGTTCAACTACATCGATGAGCCCGTCCCACCGGTGACGGCCACCGAGACGCTCGACTTCTACGAGGAGTGCGGTTTCGACGCCGGAGTGAGCACTGACCACGTGATCTTTGGTTACGAACCCGATGCGACGGAGAAGTCTGCAGATCCCGAGTGGGTCGAACGACGCAAACTCACGCTGCGCCTTGCCGAGGACTTCATCTCGCTCACCAATGATCGACGCACCCGTGTTCAGCCAGTCGGCGCCGCCCAAGGATGGAGTCCAAAGAGCTTCGCCGACAGCGTCAAAGCCCTCCAAGAGATGGGATACGGGCGCATCGCGCTGGGGGGCATGGTGCCTCTGAGGACCGACCAGATCTTGGCCTGTCTGGCCCAGATCTCGACCATCCTCGTGCCCGGAACCGAACTGCACCTGCTCGGGATCAACCGCATCGACGCCATGGACCGGTTCTCCGAACTGGGCGTCACCAGCTTCGACAGCACGTCAGCTTTCAGGCAGGCGTTCATGGACGATCGGAAGAACTACCACACGAGCGAGCGCGCGTACGTGGCGATCCGGGTGCCCCAAGTCGACGGCAACCCCACTCTGAAGCGGGCGATCCTGGCGGGCTCCGTCAGCCAGAGGGATGCCCTCACTGCCGAGCGTGAGGCGCTCAAGGCTCTTCGTGCGTTCGACGGCACACCGGCGGGGCGCCAAGGGTGCCTGGACGCGCTGGGCGCCTACGAGGTCGTGTGCCAGGGCAAGAAGTCGTACCTCGACGCGTACGCGGAGACTCTGGAAGCCGCGCCCTGGCGTGTCTGTCCCTGCTCTATCTGCCAGGAGCACGGCGTGGAGGTCGCCATCTTCCGCGGTACCGAGCGGAACAAGCGACGGGGATTCCACAACCTTTCGGTCCTCAGGCAACAGATGGGGCAACTTGTCCACAGCCGCGCAGCGGGTACCAGCTTGGCAGACGCCAACACCTAG
- the dbpB gene encoding DGQHR domain-containing protein DpdB, producing the protein MADRYEIRLPALKIRQGEQAIFAFGVDGKRIHEFTTVSRVHRDDTELQGYQRPEVLSHIRAIRRYLESDGAMLPNAVVLAFDERVSFEASTDRSALDYVTSGELVIPVDESLPDDQKPAWLVDGQQRSAAIRDADLAEFAVAAVGFIAHGEAEQRSQFILVNNTRPLPKGLIHELLPNTEGHLPTAYAKKQLPARVLSALNFGNRTDGQPFATRIATPTMANGYIKDNSVLKMIENSLYDGALYQYRDPVDGTGNVDQMLLHLNYFWTVVAVTFPEAWNLPPKKSRLTHGAGIQAMGYVMDQLTDGVPATELPGLGLEATIAGLRSSCAWTSGTWDFGPEQARRWNGIQNTPNDVRLLTGHLLRALR; encoded by the coding sequence ATGGCCGACCGTTACGAAATCCGACTCCCCGCCCTCAAGATCCGTCAGGGCGAGCAGGCCATCTTCGCGTTCGGTGTAGACGGTAAGCGGATCCACGAGTTCACGACTGTGAGTCGCGTCCACCGTGACGACACGGAGCTTCAGGGCTACCAGCGTCCCGAGGTCCTGAGCCACATCCGAGCGATCAGGAGGTACCTCGAGTCAGACGGCGCGATGCTTCCGAACGCCGTCGTACTTGCCTTCGATGAGCGGGTCAGCTTCGAGGCATCCACCGATCGCAGCGCCTTGGACTACGTGACGTCAGGCGAGCTCGTAATCCCTGTTGACGAATCGCTTCCCGACGATCAGAAGCCCGCCTGGTTGGTCGATGGCCAGCAGCGCAGCGCAGCAATCCGTGACGCCGACCTTGCAGAGTTCGCCGTAGCTGCTGTCGGGTTCATCGCGCACGGGGAAGCGGAGCAGCGCTCACAGTTCATCCTCGTCAACAACACGAGGCCGTTGCCCAAGGGGCTCATCCACGAACTCCTGCCTAACACCGAAGGACACCTTCCGACGGCGTACGCCAAGAAGCAACTGCCGGCACGCGTGCTCTCGGCACTGAACTTCGGAAACCGGACTGACGGTCAGCCGTTCGCAACTCGCATCGCAACGCCCACGATGGCGAACGGTTACATCAAGGACAACAGTGTCCTGAAGATGATCGAGAACAGCCTCTACGACGGCGCGCTCTACCAGTACCGCGACCCCGTCGATGGTACCGGCAATGTCGACCAGATGCTGCTTCACCTGAACTATTTCTGGACTGTGGTCGCTGTGACATTCCCGGAGGCTTGGAACCTGCCACCCAAGAAGTCTCGACTCACACACGGGGCTGGAATCCAAGCCATGGGCTATGTGATGGACCAGTTGACCGACGGAGTGCCGGCAACTGAGCTCCCAGGGCTCGGACTTGAGGCGACGATCGCTGGCCTAAGGTCGAGTTGCGCGTGGACGTCGGGTACCTGGGACTTTGGCCCCGAGCAGGCGCGGCGCTGGAACGGAATCCAGAACACCCCGAACGACGTTCGGTTGCTGACCGGCCACTTGCTACGCGCACTTCGCTGA